A window from Caballeronia sp. Lep1P3 encodes these proteins:
- a CDS encoding cation diffusion facilitator family transporter, translated as MSDHDHHEHTHDHSRDAAGHEHGPGGHHHHAPPAGFDGAFALGSALNAGFVVAEVVYGLAAHSVALLADAAHNLGDVLGLLLAWWAAWLGRRHPTKTRTYGYGRSSILASLTNAVVLLVGVGGITVEAVRRLVQGVQPGEVGGKTVMIVAAVGIVVNGVTALFFAKGRKGDLNVKGAFLHMAADAAVSAGVVVSGLVILLSGWAWLDPIVSLIIAALILFSTWGLLKDSLNLALDKVPEGVDAAKVQAFLAALPGIREVHDLHIWPLSTTEIALTAHLVRPHAGTDDAFVQHVSDQLHEQFGIGHATLQVEEGDRAHACRLASSNVV; from the coding sequence ATGTCTGATCACGATCATCATGAGCATACGCATGACCACAGCCGTGACGCCGCCGGGCATGAACACGGCCCCGGAGGTCATCATCATCACGCCCCGCCTGCTGGGTTCGACGGAGCATTTGCGCTCGGATCGGCATTGAATGCGGGGTTCGTTGTGGCGGAAGTGGTATACGGCCTCGCCGCGCATTCCGTCGCGCTTCTGGCGGACGCTGCCCACAATCTCGGAGACGTGCTCGGCCTGCTGCTGGCATGGTGGGCCGCGTGGCTGGGGCGGCGTCATCCGACGAAAACCCGGACCTATGGCTATGGCCGCAGCTCGATTCTCGCTTCCCTGACTAATGCAGTCGTCCTGTTGGTCGGCGTCGGCGGCATTACAGTCGAAGCCGTGCGCCGCTTGGTGCAAGGGGTTCAGCCCGGTGAGGTCGGCGGCAAGACCGTCATGATCGTGGCGGCTGTGGGCATCGTCGTCAACGGCGTCACTGCGCTGTTTTTCGCCAAGGGACGCAAGGGCGATCTCAACGTAAAAGGCGCTTTCCTGCACATGGCTGCCGATGCGGCAGTATCGGCGGGGGTGGTCGTTTCGGGCCTTGTCATCCTGCTGTCCGGCTGGGCATGGCTCGACCCCATAGTGAGCCTAATCATCGCCGCGCTTATCCTTTTTTCAACGTGGGGCCTGCTCAAAGACAGCCTGAATCTCGCGCTGGACAAAGTGCCAGAAGGCGTCGATGCCGCCAAGGTTCAGGCCTTTCTCGCGGCCCTGCCAGGCATTCGAGAGGTTCATGACCTGCATATCTGGCCTCTTAGCACGACGGAAATCGCGCTGACAGCGCATCTTGTGCGGCCCCATGCCGGGACAGACGACGCCTTCGTGCAGCATGTCTCTGATCAACTGCATGAGCAGTTCGGCATCGGTCACGCGACTTTGCAGGTCGAAGAAGGCGACCGGGCCCATGCGTGCCGGCTTGCTTCTTCAAACGTGGTTTGA
- a CDS encoding DUF2933 domain-containing protein, with protein MKCTKTMLATGTLALLALATAYVVLPQLRALIVSAGPFLLFLLCPLSMLIMMISVNSHSEPAASPETEKGRVRSGDLHTKRGPAAEATVTRLGSDGSTFGCRGRSHEPSPSSASGRRAAAISRSKNRCPARDRLGFTRSGSTNE; from the coding sequence ATGAAATGCACAAAAACCATGCTTGCTACGGGCACCCTAGCGCTGCTCGCCCTTGCGACGGCCTATGTTGTGCTCCCACAGCTTCGCGCGCTCATCGTGAGTGCCGGCCCCTTCCTGCTGTTCCTGCTGTGTCCGCTGTCGATGCTCATCATGATGATAAGCGTGAATTCGCACAGCGAACCAGCTGCGTCGCCGGAGACCGAAAAGGGCCGTGTGCGTTCCGGCGATCTGCATACAAAACGCGGACCGGCGGCGGAAGCCACGGTCACTCGGCTGGGTTCCGACGGATCGACGTTCGGCTGCCGTGGCCGCAGTCATGAGCCTTCGCCCTCAAGTGCCAGCGGACGGCGTGCCGCGGCTATTTCGCGGAGTAAGAACCGATGTCCGGCAAGGGATCGACTGGGATTCACCCGCAGCGGCTCGACCAATGAATAG
- the cueR gene encoding Cu(I)-responsive transcriptional regulator, which translates to MNIGQAASASGVSPKMIRYYESIDLLQAAGRTGGGYRMYEGGDVQVLRFVHQARTLGFPVEQIRCLLALWRDRDRASAEVKKIAMQHVAELDARIAELLEMRGALAYLASHCTGDARPACPIFESIGGDQDVRRLARQPVHPSIPPTSNSHSRASPRKTEGRS; encoded by the coding sequence ATGAATATTGGGCAGGCAGCCAGCGCGTCGGGGGTCTCCCCCAAGATGATCCGCTACTACGAGAGTATCGATCTCCTCCAGGCTGCCGGACGGACCGGAGGGGGATACCGGATGTACGAGGGAGGCGATGTCCAGGTATTGCGCTTCGTTCATCAAGCGCGCACGCTCGGCTTTCCGGTCGAACAGATTCGATGCCTGCTCGCACTCTGGCGAGACCGCGATCGCGCAAGCGCGGAGGTCAAGAAGATTGCCATGCAGCACGTCGCCGAACTCGACGCACGAATCGCGGAACTCCTAGAGATGCGTGGCGCGCTCGCTTACCTTGCCAGCCATTGCACAGGCGATGCGCGCCCGGCGTGCCCGATTTTCGAATCAATTGGCGGCGATCAAGACGTTCGGCGGCTCGCACGTCAACCCGTGCATCCTTCGATACCGCCTACGTCGAACTCGCACAGCCGAGCGTCGCCGCGCAAGACGGAGGGAAGATCGTGA
- a CDS encoding multicopper oxidase family protein — protein sequence MTTVHRLTRRTLLRASLASAVIAVGTRPPASFLLSDARAAGQSFVPDVSIELHAQPDRLNLLSGSATRVWRYDGKVVQGDPRVLSFLSDGYAPVVRVRRGQKVRIEFVNDLPEPTIVHWHGLLVPASMDGHPRNAIATKQRYVYEFDVLNRAGTYWFHAHPDGRTGAQIYQGQAGSILVEDDEDAALALPSGIYDVPLMIQDRNIDSDNQFVYLTQRAGGMMGGRGMMGGGMMGRGMMNGAPGAGLSGGNMDDMMTRMMGFLGDRILVNGRPDYVLPVATRAYRLRLLNASNSRVYKLAWRNGSRLTVIGTDGGLLERPLRRSYVALAPAERLDLWVDFSGKPTGTVLTLESQAFAGDVAMGGMMTRTALPMGERFPVLTVKVTRPERVSDALPATLAKIPTARARDASNFMRPRSFGITMGMMTWGIDGRQFEMDGVSPAETVKAGTTEVWEFRNDESMMLMAHAFHVHGVQFRVLERTVSADLADARRTLSDGYVDDGWKDTVLMMPGERVRPLVHFGERTGLFLYHCHMLEHEDSGLMRNYLVER from the coding sequence ATGACAACCGTCCACCGTCTCACCCGCCGGACGCTCCTGCGGGCGTCGCTCGCCTCAGCCGTGATTGCCGTCGGCACACGGCCACCTGCGTCGTTTTTGTTGTCGGATGCGCGTGCCGCCGGTCAGTCTTTCGTACCTGATGTGTCGATCGAACTGCACGCTCAGCCAGATCGGCTGAACCTGCTGTCCGGTTCCGCGACGCGCGTGTGGCGTTATGACGGCAAGGTCGTGCAGGGCGATCCGCGCGTCCTGTCTTTTCTCTCCGATGGCTACGCACCCGTGGTGCGCGTGCGCCGCGGCCAGAAAGTGCGGATCGAATTCGTCAATGACCTGCCGGAACCGACGATCGTCCACTGGCACGGTCTGCTCGTCCCCGCCTCGATGGACGGGCATCCGCGCAACGCGATTGCCACGAAGCAGCGCTACGTGTACGAATTCGACGTCCTGAACCGCGCGGGAACCTACTGGTTCCACGCCCATCCGGACGGCCGCACGGGTGCACAAATCTATCAAGGCCAGGCAGGGTCCATCCTCGTCGAAGACGACGAGGATGCGGCGCTCGCATTGCCCAGTGGCATATACGACGTGCCATTGATGATCCAGGACCGCAACATCGACAGCGACAATCAGTTCGTCTATCTGACGCAGCGAGCCGGCGGAATGATGGGCGGTCGAGGCATGATGGGCGGGGGAATGATGGGACGCGGCATGATGAACGGCGCCCCCGGCGCAGGCCTGTCCGGGGGCAACATGGACGACATGATGACGCGGATGATGGGCTTCCTCGGCGACCGGATCCTCGTCAACGGACGTCCGGACTATGTGCTCCCGGTCGCCACGCGCGCATACCGGCTGCGGCTCCTTAATGCATCCAATAGCCGCGTCTACAAGCTCGCATGGCGCAACGGTTCACGTTTGACCGTGATCGGCACGGACGGTGGCTTGCTCGAGAGGCCACTCCGGCGCAGCTACGTTGCGCTGGCGCCGGCCGAGCGACTCGACCTATGGGTCGACTTCAGCGGCAAGCCCACCGGAACCGTCCTGACGCTCGAAAGCCAGGCGTTCGCGGGTGACGTCGCGATGGGCGGGATGATGACGCGGACTGCGCTGCCGATGGGGGAGCGCTTTCCGGTGCTGACGGTTAAGGTCACCCGGCCCGAACGCGTGAGCGATGCGTTGCCCGCGACGTTGGCCAAAATCCCCACGGCCCGTGCGCGTGATGCGAGCAACTTCATGCGGCCGAGATCCTTTGGCATCACGATGGGTATGATGACGTGGGGTATCGACGGGCGCCAGTTCGAGATGGACGGGGTATCGCCGGCGGAGACCGTCAAGGCCGGAACGACCGAAGTCTGGGAATTTCGCAACGACGAATCGATGATGCTGATGGCGCATGCATTTCACGTGCATGGCGTGCAGTTCCGCGTGCTCGAGCGCACCGTCAGCGCGGATCTCGCGGATGCACGTCGCACGCTATCGGACGGCTACGTTGACGATGGATGGAAGGACACCGTGCTCATGATGCCGGGCGAGCGCGTGCGCCCGCTCGTCCATTTCGGCGAGCGCACCGGTCTGTTCCTGTACCACTGCCACATGCTCGAGCACGAGGACTCGGGATTGATGCGCAACTATCTCGTCGAGCGTTAG
- a CDS encoding high-potential iron-sulfur protein, with the protein MKITRRTFISVAAGLASLATLGRHAHADSGVVEESDANAVALGYKRDASQVDKTKFPKFQAGQACASCQLFQGKAGDAMAPCTIFGGKQVSAKGWCSAYMKRT; encoded by the coding sequence ATGAAGATCACCCGTCGTACATTCATTTCGGTCGCCGCCGGACTCGCCTCATTGGCGACGTTGGGCCGCCACGCCCATGCGGATTCCGGTGTCGTAGAGGAAAGCGACGCGAACGCCGTCGCGCTCGGCTACAAAAGGGATGCGAGCCAGGTCGACAAGACGAAGTTTCCGAAGTTTCAGGCGGGGCAGGCCTGCGCGAGTTGCCAGCTCTTTCAGGGCAAGGCGGGTGACGCCATGGCGCCATGCACCATCTTCGGCGGCAAGCAGGTCAGCGCGAAAGGCTGGTGCAGTGCGTATATGAAAAGAACCTGA
- a CDS encoding P-II family nitrogen regulator: protein MEAQCVVAIVRPETLDALEKEIHAIDTHGVTITRVKGFGAHLNPYADHWETEHLKIEIFTRASDVDALVDAIMRVTHVGAPGDGIVAVMPVAGFYSIHSMKQVAP, encoded by the coding sequence ATGGAAGCACAGTGCGTTGTCGCGATCGTTCGGCCGGAAACCCTTGATGCGCTCGAGAAAGAGATCCACGCCATCGATACGCATGGCGTCACGATCACGCGGGTGAAGGGATTCGGTGCCCATCTGAATCCCTATGCGGACCATTGGGAAACCGAACACCTGAAGATCGAGATCTTTACGCGGGCGTCGGACGTTGATGCACTCGTCGACGCGATCATGAGAGTGACGCATGTTGGCGCGCCGGGCGACGGCATCGTTGCAGTCATGCCAGTCGCCGGCTTCTACAGCATCCATTCGATGAAGCAGGTCGCGCCTTGA
- the dsbD gene encoding protein-disulfide reductase DsbD, giving the protein MESVVNTLHLAAKPVPGRRAHALTLRILLGMLFALASFAVYAVDESDLLPPESAFPLNVSLSSPQQVDLDFDTHKGYYLYRDRFSFAVDGTAVKPDVLPPGELKSDPTFGMVTVYHQPLGLRITLPRAIAAGGVALSVTSQGCADAGVCYPPQTRNFRIDADGTVIRAATDDGLGAASLPTSTADNRPALSVFGINLRPANGITLLEMAGFLLGGLLMATTVCMYPLIPIVAAVIGGGARPASLWRGFGLSFGYVQGLALTYAVAGTVAALAGMPLVALTQRAWVLAAFGALMVVFALGMFGVFRLQVPASWQTRFAEWSSVLPGGHAAPVFVMGMLSALIVGPCSTPVLAGALLYIANSRDVIGGALALYAMAMGIGLPLLAFGTFGAHALPKAGKWMVAVQNTLGFMLLAAALWFVYSLLSDWLLMTLLAVLFASAGVRLRAIDPLPPDAPGIQRVGKALGVLLLVVGIAELLGVVSGRFDPLRPLGGIMQTSAPGSAGQQAAARFEAIRSNVELDRALANAHGRPVMIDFYADWCITCKELERFRFNDPSVVDEFTHWTLLRIDVTSNTAEHAAMLKRFGLFGPPALIFYGKDGRPVPEAQLAGFVGADEFLAHLRQWNR; this is encoded by the coding sequence ATGGAGTCGGTCGTGAATACGTTGCATTTGGCGGCGAAGCCCGTACCCGGACGCCGGGCACATGCGCTCACGCTGCGCATCTTGCTTGGCATGCTGTTCGCGCTTGCATCGTTTGCCGTCTACGCGGTCGACGAGTCCGACCTGCTGCCACCTGAAAGCGCCTTTCCCCTGAACGTGTCGCTCAGCAGCCCGCAGCAAGTCGATCTCGACTTCGATACCCACAAGGGCTACTACCTCTATCGAGACCGCTTCAGCTTTGCAGTGGATGGCACAGCGGTCAAGCCCGACGTGCTGCCGCCCGGCGAGCTCAAAAGCGACCCGACTTTCGGCATGGTCACGGTGTATCACCAGCCACTGGGTCTTCGCATCACGCTGCCTCGCGCAATTGCGGCTGGCGGCGTCGCGTTGTCGGTGACGTCCCAAGGATGCGCGGACGCGGGCGTCTGCTATCCGCCGCAGACGCGCAACTTTCGCATTGATGCCGACGGAACGGTCATCCGCGCGGCGACCGACGATGGTCTCGGAGCCGCGTCTTTGCCGACAAGCACCGCAGACAACCGTCCCGCGCTGTCGGTGTTCGGGATCAACCTGCGTCCGGCAAACGGCATCACCCTGCTCGAGATGGCGGGCTTCCTGCTCGGCGGTTTGCTGATGGCGACGACGGTCTGCATGTATCCTTTGATTCCGATTGTCGCGGCCGTCATCGGCGGCGGCGCACGACCCGCTTCGCTGTGGCGTGGCTTCGGATTGTCGTTCGGTTACGTGCAGGGGCTCGCGCTGACCTATGCCGTGGCCGGCACCGTCGCGGCGCTCGCCGGGATGCCGCTCGTCGCGTTGACGCAACGAGCCTGGGTGCTAGCCGCGTTCGGTGCGCTGATGGTGGTGTTTGCGCTCGGCATGTTCGGCGTGTTCCGGCTGCAGGTACCCGCCAGCTGGCAGACCCGCTTCGCGGAGTGGAGCAGCGTGCTGCCGGGCGGACATGCGGCGCCCGTGTTCGTGATGGGCATGCTGTCGGCGCTGATCGTCGGGCCGTGCTCCACACCGGTTCTCGCGGGCGCGCTGCTCTATATCGCGAACAGCCGCGACGTTATCGGCGGAGCGCTGGCGCTCTATGCGATGGCGATGGGCATCGGGCTGCCGCTGCTGGCGTTCGGCACGTTCGGCGCACACGCACTGCCGAAGGCCGGGAAATGGATGGTCGCCGTGCAGAACACGCTCGGATTTATGTTGCTGGCCGCGGCGCTCTGGTTCGTTTATTCGCTGCTGTCTGACTGGCTGCTCATGACGCTGCTCGCGGTATTGTTTGCGAGCGCGGGCGTAAGGCTGCGCGCGATCGATCCGCTGCCGCCCGACGCACCTGGGATTCAGCGGGTCGGCAAGGCACTGGGGGTGTTGCTGCTGGTCGTGGGGATTGCAGAACTCCTGGGTGTTGTGTCGGGGCGTTTCGACCCGTTGCGGCCGCTGGGCGGCATCATGCAGACATCCGCGCCGGGGAGCGCGGGACAACAAGCGGCTGCGCGATTTGAAGCGATACGCTCGAATGTCGAGCTGGACCGCGCACTCGCGAACGCACACGGCCGGCCGGTGATGATCGACTTCTACGCCGACTGGTGCATCACTTGCAAGGAGCTCGAACGCTTCAGATTCAACGATCCAAGCGTAGTCGACGAATTCACGCACTGGACGCTGCTGCGTATCGACGTGACGAGCAACACGGCGGAACACGCCGCGATGCTGAAGCGCTTTGGGTTGTTCGGCCCGCCGGCGCTGATTTTCTACGGTAAGGACGGCCGGCCGGTGCCCGAGGCGCAACTAGCGGGGTTTGTCGGCGCGGACGAGTTTCTCGCGCATTTGCGCCAATGGAACCGATGA
- a CDS encoding copper-binding protein, translated as MRKFLVVTAAIYAIGAFATSAFAGDDMSGKNMSMKPSASSSNAALTDAEVKKVDASTGMITLKHGEFANIGMAAMTMAYKAKDAAMVKQAHEGDKVKVRVENVGGTLTIVKMVKESS; from the coding sequence ATGAGGAAGTTTCTTGTCGTGACTGCCGCGATCTATGCGATCGGCGCCTTTGCAACGTCAGCGTTCGCTGGCGACGACATGTCCGGAAAGAATATGTCGATGAAGCCGTCCGCGTCGTCGTCCAATGCCGCACTCACCGACGCGGAAGTGAAAAAAGTCGATGCCTCGACCGGCATGATCACGCTCAAGCACGGTGAATTCGCCAATATCGGCATGGCGGCAATGACGATGGCCTACAAGGCGAAGGACGCAGCGATGGTCAAGCAGGCCCACGAAGGCGACAAGGTAAAGGTGCGCGTCGAGAATGTCGGCGGCACCCTGACCATCGTGAAGATGGTGAAAGAATCGTCCTGA
- a CDS encoding efflux RND transporter permease subunit: MIAHLIRWSIRNRFMVLLVTALVAAWGVYSLKETPLDALPDLSDTQVIIKASYPGKAPQVIEDQVTYPLTTTLLGVPGAKTIRAYSSFGDAFVYVLFDDKTDQYWARSRVLEYLNQVQSRLPQGATVSLGPDATGVGWVYEYALVDRTGQHDLGQLRALNDWFLKFELKAVPDVSEVASIGGMVRQYQVVLDPDKLRAYGISQSMVADALGKANQESGGSVVELAESEYMVRSSGYLRSLDDFRNVVLRTNEAGTPVLLGDVARIQIGPEMRRGIAELNGEGEVAGGVIVMRSGKNALTTIDAVKTKLADLKRSLPPGVQVVTTYDRSQLIERAVDNLKDKLIEEFIVVGLVCAVFLFHLRSAFVAILSLPLGVLAAFIVMRYQGVNANLMSLGGIAIAIGAMIDAAIVMIENAHKHLEAYQHENPGRPITIAQRWELIATSAAEVGPALFFSLLIITLSFIPVFSLEGQEGKLFSPLAFTKTYTIAAAAGLSVTLVPVLMGYLIRGRIPHENANPINRVLIRLYRPLLEATLRRPWFTIGLAVVALILTAIPVSRLGSEFLPPLDEGDLLYMPTALPGISAEKASELLQQTDRLIKTVPEVATVFGKSGRADSATDPAPLEMFETTIQFKPRSQWRPGMTPEKLVDELDRTVKVPGLSNVWVPPIRNRLDMLSTGIKTPVGVKISGPELTQIDAIATQVEAAVKHVSGVTSALAERLNGGRYIDVDIDRLAAARYGLSVMDVQSVVSSAVGGENVGEVIAGRERFPINIRYPREVRDSLEKLRQLPIVTERGAQIQLGDVAHITIADGPPMIRSENARLSGYVYVDIRNTDLQSAVQAMQKAVAQQVKLPPGYSIAWSGQFEYLERAAAKLRTVIPVTLVVIFVLLFLTFNSSADALLLMSTVPFALVGGLWFIWILGHAVSVATSVGFIALAGVAAEFGVVMLLYLKGALNDRLEAGEPLTETVLADAIREGAVLRVRPKAMTVAVVLSGLVPIMVGHGAGSEVMQRIAAPMVGGMVTAPLLSMFVIPAAWFLLQRRRARKRNPERTSQAVPSGTNVPSTQTGEVQ; this comes from the coding sequence ATGATCGCGCACCTCATCCGCTGGTCCATTCGCAACCGGTTCATGGTGCTGCTCGTGACCGCGCTCGTCGCGGCGTGGGGCGTCTATTCGCTTAAGGAAACGCCGCTTGACGCGCTGCCGGATCTGTCGGACACACAAGTCATCATCAAGGCGTCGTATCCGGGCAAGGCACCGCAGGTCATCGAGGATCAGGTCACGTATCCCCTCACGACGACGCTGCTCGGCGTGCCAGGCGCGAAGACGATCCGCGCGTACTCGTCGTTCGGGGATGCGTTTGTCTACGTGCTGTTTGACGACAAGACTGACCAATATTGGGCGCGCTCGCGCGTGCTCGAATACCTGAATCAGGTACAGAGCCGTCTGCCGCAAGGCGCGACGGTTTCGCTCGGCCCCGATGCGACGGGCGTCGGCTGGGTCTACGAGTACGCGCTGGTCGACCGAACTGGCCAGCACGATCTCGGACAGCTGCGCGCGCTCAACGACTGGTTCCTTAAGTTCGAGCTGAAGGCGGTGCCGGATGTGTCGGAAGTCGCGAGCATTGGCGGCATGGTGCGCCAGTATCAGGTCGTGCTCGACCCCGACAAGCTGCGCGCGTACGGCATCTCGCAGTCGATGGTCGCCGATGCGCTCGGCAAAGCGAATCAGGAATCGGGCGGCTCGGTCGTCGAACTTGCCGAGTCGGAATACATGGTGCGCTCGTCCGGCTATTTGCGCTCGCTCGATGACTTCCGAAACGTCGTGCTGCGCACGAATGAAGCAGGTACGCCCGTGCTGCTTGGCGACGTCGCGCGCATCCAGATCGGCCCGGAGATGCGACGCGGCATCGCCGAACTAAATGGCGAGGGCGAGGTCGCCGGGGGTGTGATCGTGATGCGCTCGGGCAAGAACGCACTCACGACGATCGACGCGGTCAAGACGAAGCTTGCCGACCTCAAGCGCTCGCTGCCGCCCGGCGTCCAAGTGGTCACGACCTACGACCGCTCGCAACTGATCGAACGCGCGGTGGACAACCTGAAGGACAAGCTTATCGAGGAATTCATCGTCGTCGGGCTTGTCTGCGCGGTGTTCTTGTTCCACCTGCGCAGCGCGTTCGTCGCGATCCTGTCGCTGCCGCTGGGCGTGCTGGCCGCCTTTATCGTGATGCGCTATCAGGGTGTCAATGCGAACCTGATGTCGCTCGGCGGCATCGCGATCGCGATCGGCGCGATGATCGACGCGGCCATCGTGATGATCGAGAACGCGCACAAACACCTGGAGGCGTACCAGCACGAAAATCCGGGCAGGCCGATCACCATCGCGCAACGTTGGGAGCTGATTGCCACGTCTGCGGCCGAAGTCGGCCCGGCGCTGTTCTTCTCGCTGCTCATCATCACGTTGTCATTCATCCCGGTCTTCTCGCTGGAAGGACAGGAGGGCAAGCTATTCTCCCCGCTCGCGTTCACGAAGACCTACACGATCGCCGCTGCGGCGGGGCTGTCGGTGACGTTGGTGCCGGTGTTGATGGGGTATCTGATTCGTGGACGCATTCCGCATGAGAACGCGAACCCGATCAACCGCGTGCTGATCCGGCTATATCGACCACTGCTCGAGGCGACGCTGCGGCGCCCGTGGTTCACGATCGGCCTTGCGGTCGTCGCGCTCATCCTGACCGCGATTCCGGTATCGCGCCTGGGTAGCGAATTTCTGCCGCCGCTCGACGAAGGCGACCTGCTGTACATGCCGACGGCGCTTCCCGGTATCTCGGCCGAAAAGGCATCGGAGCTGCTGCAACAGACCGACCGGCTCATCAAGACGGTGCCGGAAGTGGCAACGGTGTTTGGCAAGTCGGGCCGCGCCGATTCGGCAACCGATCCCGCACCACTCGAGATGTTCGAGACCACGATCCAGTTCAAGCCGCGCAGCCAGTGGCGGCCTGGCATGACGCCGGAGAAGCTCGTCGACGAGCTCGACCGGACAGTCAAGGTGCCAGGTCTGTCGAACGTCTGGGTGCCGCCGATCCGCAACCGTCTCGACATGCTCTCCACGGGAATCAAGACGCCGGTTGGGGTCAAGATTTCCGGTCCTGAGCTGACCCAGATCGACGCGATCGCGACGCAGGTCGAAGCGGCGGTGAAGCACGTGTCGGGGGTGACGTCTGCGCTGGCGGAGCGGCTGAATGGCGGTCGCTATATCGACGTCGACATCGACCGGCTCGCTGCCGCCCGGTATGGCCTGTCGGTGATGGATGTTCAGTCGGTCGTATCGTCAGCGGTGGGCGGCGAGAACGTCGGCGAGGTGATTGCTGGGCGTGAGCGCTTCCCGATCAACATCCGCTATCCGCGCGAGGTCCGCGATTCGCTCGAAAAGCTGCGGCAGCTGCCGATCGTGACGGAGCGCGGCGCGCAAATTCAGTTGGGCGACGTCGCGCACATCACGATCGCCGACGGGCCGCCGATGATCCGCAGCGAAAACGCGCGACTCTCCGGTTACGTGTACGTCGACATCCGCAATACCGATCTTCAGTCGGCGGTGCAGGCGATGCAAAAAGCTGTCGCACAGCAGGTCAAGCTGCCGCCCGGCTATTCGATCGCGTGGTCCGGGCAGTTCGAGTACCTGGAGCGGGCGGCGGCGAAGCTGCGCACGGTCATCCCGGTCACGCTTGTCGTGATCTTCGTGTTGCTGTTCCTGACGTTCAACTCGTCGGCGGACGCGCTGCTGCTGATGTCGACCGTACCGTTCGCGCTGGTCGGCGGCCTCTGGTTCATCTGGATTCTGGGTCATGCGGTGTCGGTCGCGACATCGGTCGGCTTCATCGCGCTCGCGGGCGTCGCGGCCGAATTCGGCGTCGTGATGCTGCTGTACTTGAAAGGCGCGCTGAATGATCGGCTAGAAGCCGGCGAGCCGTTGACGGAAACAGTCTTAGCCGACGCGATCCGCGAAGGCGCCGTGCTGCGCGTGCGGCCCAAGGCAATGACGGTTGCCGTCGTGCTGTCCGGTCTCGTGCCGATCATGGTCGGGCATGGCGCAGGTTCTGAAGTGATGCAGCGCATTGCCGCGCCGATGGTGGGCGGCATGGTTACCGCGCCGCTGCTGTCGATGTTCGTCATTCCCGCCGCCTGGTTCCTGCTGCAGCGTCGTCGTGCGCGCAAGCGCAACCCGGAGCGGACTTCCCAAGCAGTCCCTTCTGGCACGAATGTGCCTTCAACACAAACTGGAGAAGTTCAATGA